Genomic window (Paenibacillus sp. PK3_47):
CCGGAACCATTGCTCCATGGAGCAAGGCAAGCGTGGCGGCAGCGGTAAAAGCAGGAATTCTAAAGGGTTATCCAGACGGCACGTTTGCGCCTCAGCAGGCGCTGACACGTGCAGAGTCTTTAACATTGATTGATAGCGCAGCAGCTCAAATGGCCGTGTCTCAGCCGACAACAGCTCCGGCAGCACCTGCGTCAGCGTCACCATCAGCAAGCCCAACATCCAGTCCGGTGCCTACTGCGACGGCGGCTGCAGTTGCTGTTGGAGGCGGCGGTGGTGGAGGTACAGGTGGCGGAGGAGCGCCGGCCCCGGCGATACCCGGACCTACAGCAGCGCCTGAACCAACCCTGCCGGTAAGTGATGTTCCTTTGCTTGATGTTCATGTTAAAGCCTCGCCGTCTTATACTGTAACCAATTCCGTATATCTGGAATTCGACTATAGCCGGGTGCCTGCATCAACGCTTAGTGCCGGTAAATATGCTGCTTATTATGTAACTAGAACACCTATTACTTCTGAAGATCTTGAATGGGAGCTTAATAACAAAAGATATATAACGCTTTTACCGGCCCTTTTCTATGCATCAAAACCCTATGATAAAGTGATCGTACCTAAAAAAATTGTAGAAACAGCTGGCGATTATTATGTGACAGTCATCATTAAGGGGGACTCGCAGCCCATTGGTTACTACTCACAAAAGATAAATCTGCAGCCCTCGGATTCAGGAGTTTCCGGTGAGTTTGTGAAGCTGGAAAGCGGCGTTTCGATTAAACAAGAAAAACAAGAATTTGATACCTATAGTAATGGAGGTACGCATTATTCGGATGTTGTAGATGTTACGTACGCGAATAAACAATTAAACGGAAAGGCGGTATATTACTCAGTTTCACCAAAATATACAGCAAGTATTAATACTAACCGCACTCTGAATGAGCTGCTGTCAGCCTCTCTTTATCTGTACACAAGCCAAAAGATCCGGTATGTGGGAAGTGGGTATCCGGTATATGAGCCTATGGATGAGATTCCCTTAGCTCGTGAACGGTACCAAACTGAAAAGTTTTATAATGAACAAAATTATACTGTTATTTTTTATGATAAAGATTTGCAGGCCATCGGCTATTACGAAGGGGAGGTACAGCTCAGCGATGAATTAGCAGTCGAGGCTGCAGAGATAAGAATAGATCAGATTGGGAGCGGGCTGGCACTGAGTCAAGAGAATACTATTATGAGGGCAGCAAGGGCATTCTCCAGACTGAATGATGACCTTAAAGCCCAAATCAGCCAGTATCGTCAATCCACACTGGACAATGCGCTGGACCAGCTTGAAATGGAGCAAAGCTCTGGCCCTCTGGGGAATACCCTTCCCTTGGTATCTTCCAGAATTTTCACTTCTTACATGACCCTTAATGGAGCTATTTTAACCGCATACTCTGAAGATCTGAACACGCAGGCACAAAGTATCTCCTTCTATATTACTGAGAATCCAATTACCAATTCAGACCTCGTTGTCCCTAGCACTTACGGTAGACAGCCTTATTCTAGTTTAGTGGAACTTCCTGTCCCGGATTTACAAGGAGATTATTACGTAACAATAGTGCTCTATGATGAAAATAATCAGCCTATCCGTTATGCAACCCAACCGCAAAAATTGACTAAAGTAGTTCCGGTATGGGACAAGAATGCGGAAAAAATTGAGAATGAAATCATTTTGGAACGAGACTATAAAGATGGCAGCCGCATTGACTACGCGATTTTCCAGGATTACGTGCGGACACATCCTGAAGCAAAGTACGTTACAGCAATATCCAGGTCGGAGATCGGAGAGCGGAGCTTTACAGTTGAGCATGCATTGCAACAGACCCGGCCTTACTATCACAGCAGCAACCAGCATCTCCAATTGTCCTATCAACCTGACCTGAACTTGGCCGGTCTAACCGAAGATTACATCGTTATTTTCTACGATAAGGATTTGAAGGTTGTCAGCTACTACATCGGAAGCCTGGCTGGTTAACATTCATTAGCCATACAGCGCTCATATTGCCCTGCTTTCCGGAATAAGTTGTCACTGAGGCAACTTGGGAAGGAAGCGGGGGATGCTATGATATTGGGGTGTCTGATCATTGTGCTGATGATCGCAGCCAGCAGCGGGAAGGCTGAGGCTATTGCCAGGCTGAATGATGATGGAGATAGCTGATGCGAGCGGAGATGACATTTCTTTTTTAAAATATTGATAAAATTCATCCGCTGTGGTTCAAGTAATTTCCAGCGGTTTATTGGGTATAATAACCCAAAGGCTGTAGGCAGCCGCTATTATTGCTGAAAATACGATGCTAATGCGGAGGTTACATGGAGAACGAGGCACTGTTGCAGGTTGAGAAACTGGCACTCAAGAAACAGCGGATTTACCGGCAAAGTGTTGTCCGCTATATCGCAAGAGCAATGCTGGCCAGTATGTTTATCGGATTTGGCGTCATCGTGGCGTTCAAGACGGGGAATTTCTTCTACATGGAGCAATCTCCTATGACGTATCCAATGGCTGCGATTACGTTCGGTGCGGCTATTATCCTGATCTCCTACGGCGGAGGGGATTTGTTCACCGGGGACACCTTTTATTATTCGTACGCTTCCTTGAGAAAAAAGATGAAGTGGACTGAGGCTGTACGGATGTGGGTAGTCAGCTACATCGGCAATATCCTTGGGGCAACGGCTTTTGCGCTGCTGATTTTTCTGACGGGACTGTTCTATGATTCCAGTGTGAACGGATTTCTGCTGAATGTGGTAGCGCACAAGATGGAGGCACCGGCGATGGAGCTGTTTTTCCGGGCCATTCTTTGTAACTGGCTGGTCTGTCTTGCCTTTTTTGTTCCGATGTCGATGAAAGGCGACGGAGCCAAAATGTTTGCCATGATGCTGTTCGTATTCTGCTTTTTTATCTCCGGGTACGAGCACAGTATCGCCAATATGTGTACGTTCGCGATCGCGCTGGTACTGGATCATCCGGGAACCATCTCCTGGGGCGGGGTCGTACACAATCTGGTGCCTGTTACGATCGGCAATCTGATCGGCGGGGGCGTATTGATGGGCGTTATGTATTACTATGTGAATAAGCCTTTTCTGGATGAAGATCATTCTGACAAGCACTGATATGTAAAAAACAGGCCTGTTTTCCGCTTCAATGCGGATTAGCAGGTCTGTTTTTGTATATTTCGCAGCAGCTGCAGAATTACGCGGCCCAAGTTACATGGGCGGCATAGCATAATATAGTGGCGCTGCTTCACGCAGCGTACCCTCCAGTTGCCCGCCCTCCTTACGCCAATACTCGATGCCCCCGAGCATCTCCTTTACCTGATAGCCCTCAGCGGCAAGCCTGGCCGCGGCTTTGCTCGCGCCGTTACAGGCCGGGCCCCAGCAGTACACCACCAGTACATCTTCCGTAGAGAGCACATCTGCATTGCCGGAAATCCGCCCGGAAGGGATGGACACTGCACCAGGCAGATGGGCCTCCTCGTAAGAACGGGTATCACGGACATCGACCAGCCTGAACCCGGTGATTCCTTCGCGCAGATCATAAGCTACATCCGCTACATCTGTCTCAAAAGACGCCTTGGCTGCAAAATATTGAAAGGCATCTTCAGGTGCTGCAGCAGCGGCTGCCAATATCTGAGATCGCGGCTTCATATTCATAAATAACTCCTCCTTCAGGAATGCGGAAATGGATGATAATAGTATTGTATAATGTAATCTAAATTGGAGTTATCTATAGTATTTAATGATAACTATCGAAATTATTAATAATTCAAGGAGCCGTGCCATGGAGTTAACTTATTTGCGGACTTTCTGCGAGGTGGCAGACAGCGGAAGCTACACACGGGCAGCAGAAAAGCTTGGCTATGCCCAGTCCAGCGTCACTGCCCAGATCGCCAAGCTTGAAGAAATTTATGGTGAGGTGCTGCTCGAACGTTCAGGCAGAGGGATGACTCCAACCTTTGCGGGGAACACGCTCCTTCCTTATGCCAGGCAGATGCTCGCGCTCAGCAGGGAAGCCAAAGGAGCAGTGTCCGGCGGGGAAACAGGTGTACTTGCCATTGGCTCGATTGAGACACTGGCGGCTTACTATCTGCCTCACCGGCTGTACAGGTACAGGGAGCAATATCCCGGTATGCAGCTGCGTGTACAGCCTGGCTCAGAAGTGCAGATCATCGCTGATGTCAAAGATAAATCTGCCGATTTCGGCCTGATTTTTGATGTGCCTTATGAGTCTGAGGAGCTGGTCACCGTGCAGCTGCGCCAGGAGCAGCTGTTCCTGATCCTGCATCCGGAGGGTCCCCTTGCGCAGGAGCCGGAGATTGCACCGTCCGTGCTGGAGGGCGAACCGCTGGTACTGACAGAAGACAGCTGTACATACCGGAGAATGCTGCTGCAGGAGCTGAAGCAGGCCGGCATTATCCCCCGGATTGACATGGAGTTCGGAAACCTGGAGGGAATCAAACAGGCGGTAAGGCACCGGTGGGGAACGGCTTTTCTGCCCCGTTATGCTGTGGAGGAAGAACTGCTGAGTGGAACGTTAATCGGCAGGCCACTTGCAGGCGGGCAGGAGAAGTTTTACATTCAGCTGATTTACCGCAAGGACCGCCGGATTTCACCGGCGCTTGCCGATTTTATTGCCTGTATGGAGCGGCAGTAAGATAAAGGGAAGCCCGGGCGCATTGAAAACCTCCAGCCGTTACGGCTGGAGGTTTGTTCGTCGTTCTGAATGCTGTGTGATGGATTAACTATCCTATTGTCAGCATGGAGTTTTCCGGTTCTACCACTTGGAACCGCCGGAAGAATTTCCGCCGGATCTGCCTCCGCCGCCCCATGAAGAGCCGCCGGAGGACCGTCCGCCCCCGCCTCCGCCGCCCCATGAGGAGCCTCCGGAGGATCGTCCGCCGCCGCCAAACCCGCCGCCGAATCCGCCTGGCGGACCGGAGCGCCGGCGCGCTTCTTCTCTGCGCTGCTGCTCACGCAGCATGGCGAGCTGTGCCTGGCGCTCCTGCTCTTCCTTCTGGCGGACAAGCCGGTTCGCTTCCTCTACAAAAGAGGAGATCTGTGAAGCGTAGGAGCGGCCTAACGCTTCAAGCTCGTCGAGATTGTAAGGTCTCATAGATAAAAGCTGCTCCAGCTGTGCATATTCCGGCAGCATAGAAGCATGGAAACGGGTCCTGGAGGGAATGCGTCTGCTTTCCAGCAGCTGCTGTGCTGCCTCTGCCCGTCCTTGGCCCTCGATAAATACGCGCTTGACGGCTTCGAGCCGCTGGCCGAGCGCCTCCAGGTGCTCGCCCACTTCATTAAACTGGCGTGCCGTCTCTTCCTGCAGCGTCAGCAGCTTGTCGATCCCGCTGCGTGCATTGTCGTATTCTCCGCGCTCGTCACTGGTCCAGGTCTCCAGCTGCGGCACTTCGGCTGCGCCCTGCCGCAGACTTTCGCCTGCCTGTCTCAGCGTATCCTCCAGGCTGCTGACATACTGCTCCGCAAAACGGTTCCGCGCTTCGGCAATACCGGCCTGCAGCTCATTGCGGCGGGCGGTCAAAGCGCTCCATTTGCTGCGGATCGTCTCCAAGTCCCTCCGGTTGTTCTGACGGATCAGGGCCTGGCGCTCAGTCATTGCTATAGCTTCGGCAACCAGCGAATCCATCGTCGCGGAGATTTTACGGACTTCATCCATATCTCCGCTGCGCAGCGGTGTCTCAAGCGTATCTGCTGCGGAACGGGCCTGCTCCAACTGGTCATACGGCTTAACCTTCATATTCTGCAGGGAGTTCTGCGCAATCAGGCCGGCAATCTTCTCCCTGGCCGCAGCCAGTACGCCGGGAAACTGATTCAGTTTGGCGTCGTAAATTTCAACATCCCGCAGATCCTGTTCGATCTGCTCCTGGCGGTCCTGGGCTTCTTTGGTGATATTCTGTGCAGCAATCGGATCAAAAAGCTCCAGCTGGTCTGCTTTGGCAGTAGACTCGGCCAGTTCCATGAGATCCTCGGCAATTTCCTGAAGCTTAAAGCCAGTATCCTTAATCGCATTCTGCAGCTGTCCATCGAGTTCAGGCGCGTCCTTCTTAAGTTCGCTGATATGCTGCTTCACATTGCGGTCGGCCTCACTGACGACGGCAATTTTCTGTTCTTCCTCCTCCAGCGCCGACCGGAAGGAGTTTTCCGTTGCCTGCAGCTCTGCGCTGGCCGCTTTGAGTGCTGCCAGACGGTAGAATGGCGGCAGAACATCATGGTTTGCGGCCTGCAGTGCAGAAATTTCAACCAGCTGTGAAGACAGCCGTTTGGAGATCCCTTCGACCATCTCCCCGGTTTTGCCTTGTACAATACCTTGAAACGGCTGCAGCGATTCAAGGGCCCGGTTTGCCCTTACGAGCAGATCACCCAACTGCTCCTGCCGGGCCTTGAGCTGTTTGCGCCGGCTGAGTCCGGTGAACACGATATACAGCAGAAGTGCCAGCACAATAACTCCGGCAGCAATGCCGGCCACTGTGAACAGCGGGAAGCTTCTGCCGGCGCTGCTGTTACCCTGCGGTAATCCGCTTGTACCGGCAGCACCGCTGCCGGACCCTCCGCCGGAAGCACTCCCCAGAGAATCGAGTCCGGTAATCAGAGAGCTGACGCCTCCGGCAAAGTCGCCGTCGCGCGCATAAGGAATAAAATAAGTGTCCAGCAATCCGGTAATGGCCGCGCTTCCTGAGGCGCCTCCCTGGCTGCGGGACCAGGCATTCAGTGAGGACTGCAGCCCCGGATTATTAAAGTTCAGTTCAATCTGCTGATCGCCGGCAGAAATCAGGAGCAGAATGTCCCGGGCGGTCAATCCCCAGGATTCATATACGTTGGTGGCATAATCTGAAGCATTGTTACCTCTCAGTGAATCTACAGTCAGTACATGGAAGGTGTAACGGTCCCGCTGGACCGTTTCATTCAGGCGCGCAATTTCCTGCGCAGAGAACAATCCTGCCTGGTCTGTAACAAGTCCCTGCTGAACCGGAATCCCGGCGGCGTAGACAGCGGGCATCCAGAGCAGACTGATGAACAGGAATACCATAAAGTATTTTTTCACACGGACACGCTCCGATCTAACGAGATGTTGTTCAGTGTATGATGCTGATTATTATACTATATCATTAAACATCCCACGCTCCACGGATGCACCCTGCCGGTAATCTCCCGGCTGAATCAACAATCCATCCTTTTCATTATTCCTGTAAGACAATAAAAAAAACCGCCCCGTACCGGAAGCGGCTTAAAGATATCTATTTTATCTGGTTTGCAGGCAGAGTATATATTGCAGTCTGGACTTAATTTCTTTTTGCCATTTCAAATCTCCGACCTTTACAGCAAGATTGAGCAGATCCAGATAATCATCAACCTGCAAAGCAGTCCGTCTAGTGGCTGAGTTCATGGTTGTTCAGTCTCCTTTAATTCAATATAGTAAAGTGAACTTATCGACGTTATTTTAATAATGAGAATCATTATCAACCGTTACTGTTATTATCCACATTTTCCGTCCAAAAAGCAATATAAAAATAAAGGTTCTTACTTTTTTTATTTTAATCCGGGTAAAAGCCGGGGGGAGTTGCACATTTTATCATATTCTACAGCAGAAGAAGCAGGAACCCTACCATATTTTGTCGAATACTCCTGTTATAAGTGCGCTTAGCCGATTTTTTTGAATAAAGGAGAATTGCGATGAAGCGGTGTAAAATCATGCTTCTGATTAGCATTGTGTTCATGCTTGCAGCCCCCGCTGCCGCTCACGCTGAAAGGCAAAACATAAGATACCAGGCAGAACTTGATTATCCGCCCTATAAATACATACAGAACGGATATCTGACCGGCT
Coding sequences:
- a CDS encoding rhodanese-like domain-containing protein → MNMKPRSQILAAAAAAPEDAFQYFAAKASFETDVADVAYDLREGITGFRLVDVRDTRSYEEAHLPGAVSIPSGRISGNADVLSTEDVLVVYCWGPACNGASKAAARLAAEGYQVKEMLGGIEYWRKEGGQLEGTLREAAPLYYAMPPM
- a CDS encoding TPM domain-containing protein, giving the protein MKKYFMVFLFISLLWMPAVYAAGIPVQQGLVTDQAGLFSAQEIARLNETVQRDRYTFHVLTVDSLRGNNASDYATNVYESWGLTARDILLLISAGDQQIELNFNNPGLQSSLNAWSRSQGGASGSAAITGLLDTYFIPYARDGDFAGGVSSLITGLDSLGSASGGGSGSGAAGTSGLPQGNSSAGRSFPLFTVAGIAAGVIVLALLLYIVFTGLSRRKQLKARQEQLGDLLVRANRALESLQPFQGIVQGKTGEMVEGISKRLSSQLVEISALQAANHDVLPPFYRLAALKAASAELQATENSFRSALEEEEQKIAVVSEADRNVKQHISELKKDAPELDGQLQNAIKDTGFKLQEIAEDLMELAESTAKADQLELFDPIAAQNITKEAQDRQEQIEQDLRDVEIYDAKLNQFPGVLAAAREKIAGLIAQNSLQNMKVKPYDQLEQARSAADTLETPLRSGDMDEVRKISATMDSLVAEAIAMTERQALIRQNNRRDLETIRSKWSALTARRNELQAGIAEARNRFAEQYVSSLEDTLRQAGESLRQGAAEVPQLETWTSDERGEYDNARSGIDKLLTLQEETARQFNEVGEHLEALGQRLEAVKRVFIEGQGRAEAAQQLLESRRIPSRTRFHASMLPEYAQLEQLLSMRPYNLDELEALGRSYASQISSFVEEANRLVRQKEEQERQAQLAMLREQQRREEARRRSGPPGGFGGGFGGGGRSSGGSSWGGGGGGGRSSGGSSWGGGGRSGGNSSGGSKW
- a CDS encoding S-layer homology domain-containing protein produces the protein MGRKFRGALAGILGVSMLLGSLGAAQAQSSGSDYSGHWAQKTIESWLEKGNLKGFQDGSVKPNQTITRAEFMTLVNRSFGFTAEADVNFSDVNSASWSYSEVAKAVAAGYIQGYNNEIRPNAPINRQEAAVVVGKLLQLTEGDINDLQVFSDAGTIAPWSKASVAAAVKAGILKGYPDGTFAPQQALTRAESLTLIDSAAAQMAVSQPTTAPAAPASASPSASPTSSPVPTATAAAVAVGGGGGGGTGGGGAPAPAIPGPTAAPEPTLPVSDVPLLDVHVKASPSYTVTNSVYLEFDYSRVPASTLSAGKYAAYYVTRTPITSEDLEWELNNKRYITLLPALFYASKPYDKVIVPKKIVETAGDYYVTVIIKGDSQPIGYYSQKINLQPSDSGVSGEFVKLESGVSIKQEKQEFDTYSNGGTHYSDVVDVTYANKQLNGKAVYYSVSPKYTASINTNRTLNELLSASLYLYTSQKIRYVGSGYPVYEPMDEIPLARERYQTEKFYNEQNYTVIFYDKDLQAIGYYEGEVQLSDELAVEAAEIRIDQIGSGLALSQENTIMRAARAFSRLNDDLKAQISQYRQSTLDNALDQLEMEQSSGPLGNTLPLVSSRIFTSYMTLNGAILTAYSEDLNTQAQSISFYITENPITNSDLVVPSTYGRQPYSSLVELPVPDLQGDYYVTIVLYDENNQPIRYATQPQKLTKVVPVWDKNAEKIENEIILERDYKDGSRIDYAIFQDYVRTHPEAKYVTAISRSEIGERSFTVEHALQQTRPYYHSSNQHLQLSYQPDLNLAGLTEDYIVIFYDKDLKVVSYYIGSLAG
- a CDS encoding formate/nitrite transporter family protein, translating into MENEALLQVEKLALKKQRIYRQSVVRYIARAMLASMFIGFGVIVAFKTGNFFYMEQSPMTYPMAAITFGAAIILISYGGGDLFTGDTFYYSYASLRKKMKWTEAVRMWVVSYIGNILGATAFALLIFLTGLFYDSSVNGFLLNVVAHKMEAPAMELFFRAILCNWLVCLAFFVPMSMKGDGAKMFAMMLFVFCFFISGYEHSIANMCTFAIALVLDHPGTISWGGVVHNLVPVTIGNLIGGGVLMGVMYYYVNKPFLDEDHSDKH
- a CDS encoding LysR family transcriptional regulator, which translates into the protein MELTYLRTFCEVADSGSYTRAAEKLGYAQSSVTAQIAKLEEIYGEVLLERSGRGMTPTFAGNTLLPYARQMLALSREAKGAVSGGETGVLAIGSIETLAAYYLPHRLYRYREQYPGMQLRVQPGSEVQIIADVKDKSADFGLIFDVPYESEELVTVQLRQEQLFLILHPEGPLAQEPEIAPSVLEGEPLVLTEDSCTYRRMLLQELKQAGIIPRIDMEFGNLEGIKQAVRHRWGTAFLPRYAVEEELLSGTLIGRPLAGGQEKFYIQLIYRKDRRISPALADFIACMERQ